A genome region from Blautia coccoides includes the following:
- a CDS encoding serine hydrolase produces MKNNSDIRNILIISFLFMISIIPLGILTDASQETFACAPLPDRDYASPKLELGYETLENMADYMLVESDISEYPLSVSIPEGSTADSILSSFLEAYGLNEENFSFFYYNTFTQETYLYNPDTLFTAASTVKVPVNMLYYDAVNSGERTLEDGLPYNASATDTDGDGSTPYDYRPGSLVPLSYLMEESIVFSDNTANNIMIQNLGGVFAYRNMMLKYSDNTYPDEFFTGNKLCAGFSFDVMSYLYSHSSAYEPLLEYMKEAAPGTFLQKNIDLDLFPVAHKYGDYGGCRHDYGIIYTPAPFLIGVFTDHVADAENLIAEIGETYLCYTLSVTEPSYIKISEVPSS; encoded by the coding sequence ATGAAAAACAACTCTGACATACGGAATATCCTGATCATATCATTTTTATTTATGATCAGCATAATACCTCTGGGGATCCTGACGGATGCCTCCCAGGAAACCTTTGCCTGCGCCCCGCTTCCGGACAGGGATTACGCTTCTCCCAAACTGGAACTGGGATATGAAACATTGGAGAACATGGCAGATTATATGCTTGTGGAATCCGACATTTCGGAATATCCCCTCTCCGTAAGCATTCCTGAGGGCAGTACGGCTGACAGTATCCTGTCTTCCTTTCTGGAGGCCTATGGACTGAATGAAGAAAACTTTTCTTTCTTCTACTACAACACATTTACACAGGAAACTTATCTTTACAACCCTGACACCCTTTTTACCGCGGCCAGTACAGTAAAGGTGCCCGTCAATATGCTCTACTATGACGCGGTCAACAGCGGAGAGCGGACTCTTGAGGACGGACTCCCCTACAATGCCTCAGCCACAGATACGGACGGTGACGGTTCCACGCCCTATGACTACCGTCCCGGCAGCCTGGTCCCCCTGTCCTATCTCATGGAGGAGAGCATCGTATTCAGTGACAATACCGCAAATAACATTATGATCCAAAACCTGGGAGGGGTTTTTGCTTACCGGAACATGATGCTGAAGTATTCAGATAATACTTACCCGGATGAGTTTTTTACAGGCAACAAACTGTGTGCCGGTTTTTCTTTTGATGTCATGAGTTATCTCTATTCCCATTCCTCTGCGTACGAACCGCTGCTGGAATACATGAAAGAAGCAGCACCCGGGACCTTCCTCCAGAAAAACATTGACCTGGACTTATTCCCGGTTGCGCACAAATACGGAGATTATGGCGGATGCCGCCATGACTATGGGATCATCTATACTCCGGCTCCGTTTCTGATCGGAGTCTTCACAGACCATGTGGCAGATGCCGAGAATCTCATTGCGGAGATCGGCGAGACATACCTCTGCTATACGCTGAGTGTTACGGAACCATCCTACATAAAAATATCCGAGGTTCCGTCCTCATAA
- a CDS encoding FAD binding domain-containing protein, whose protein sequence is MLKIKEYVKVNSLEEAYELNQKKSSRVLGGMVWMKMMNRSVGTAIDLSGLGLDRITETEEEFVIGCMTSLRTLETHPGINTYTGGAMRESLRHIVGVQFRNCATAGGSIYGRFGFSDVLTMFLALDSYVELYKGGRISMEEFAERKADRDILVNIIIKKHPQKSVYLSQRNTKTDFPVLACAVCLDEEGMRLSIGARPGRAVLLKEKTDTPVNKKNMDAEEWKSQAERLAEKAAESITTGSNMRASKEYRTHLVRVLTKRALLEAGGIENGN, encoded by the coding sequence ATGCTGAAGATTAAAGAGTATGTGAAGGTGAACAGTCTGGAGGAAGCCTATGAGCTGAACCAGAAAAAATCCTCCCGCGTGCTTGGGGGAATGGTCTGGATGAAGATGATGAACCGGAGTGTGGGGACCGCCATTGATCTGTCCGGGCTGGGACTGGATAGGATTACAGAGACAGAGGAGGAATTTGTGATTGGCTGTATGACCTCCCTGCGGACGCTGGAAACCCACCCGGGGATAAACACCTATACGGGCGGCGCCATGCGGGAGAGCCTGCGGCACATCGTGGGGGTGCAGTTCAGAAACTGTGCCACTGCCGGCGGCAGCATTTACGGCAGATTTGGATTTTCTGATGTGCTCACTATGTTTCTGGCACTGGACTCCTATGTGGAGCTGTACAAAGGCGGCAGGATTTCCATGGAAGAGTTTGCAGAGAGAAAAGCGGACAGGGATATTCTGGTGAACATCATCATTAAGAAGCATCCCCAGAAGTCCGTGTATCTGAGTCAGAGGAATACAAAAACAGATTTTCCTGTACTGGCTTGTGCGGTATGTCTTGACGAGGAAGGTATGCGGCTTTCCATCGGAGCAAGACCCGGCAGAGCGGTGCTTTTGAAAGAGAAGACAGACACCCCTGTCAATAAGAAAAACATGGATGCCGAGGAGTGGAAAAGCCAGGCTGAGCGGCTGGCGGAAAAGGCGGCTGAGAGTATCACCACAGGAAGCAATATGCGGGCTTCCAAAGAGTACAGAACCCATCTGGTCCGTGTCCTGACAAAAAGGGCGCTGTTAGAGGCAGGAGGTATTGAAAATGGAAATTAA
- a CDS encoding (2Fe-2S)-binding protein yields the protein MEIKFTLNGRKIQAEAAPDLMLLDLLREKGCYSVKRGCETANCGLCTVLMDKKPVLSCSMLAVRADGCEIVTLEGMQKEAEEFGSFLADQGAEQCGFCNPGFIMNVFAMLEETEEPTEEEIGEYLAGNLCRCSGFMGQTRSILEFLKYKKEQREGGSDR from the coding sequence ATGGAAATTAAATTTACTTTAAACGGCAGGAAAATCCAGGCGGAGGCAGCACCGGATCTGATGCTCCTGGACCTTCTGCGGGAAAAGGGCTGCTACAGTGTGAAGCGGGGATGTGAGACTGCAAACTGTGGTCTCTGTACTGTCCTGATGGACAAAAAGCCTGTGCTTTCCTGCAGTATGCTGGCAGTCCGCGCAGACGGGTGTGAGATCGTAACACTAGAGGGAATGCAGAAGGAAGCGGAGGAGTTCGGTTCTTTTCTGGCAGACCAGGGAGCAGAGCAGTGCGGCTTTTGCAATCCGGGTTTTATCATGAATGTCTTTGCCATGCTGGAGGAGACAGAGGAACCTACAGAGGAGGAGATCGGCGAGTATCTGGCCGGAAACCTCTGCAGGTGTTCCGGGTTTATGGGGCAGACAAGGAGTATCCTGGAGTTTTTGAAATATAAGAAGGAACAGAGGGAAGGGGGCAGTGACAGATGA